Proteins encoded in a region of the Deltaproteobacteria bacterium RBG_16_64_85 genome:
- a CDS encoding alanine transaminase, with the protein MEEFPRIKRLPPYVFAVVTELKSKMRRAGEDVIDLGMGNPDLATPKHIVDKLIEAARNPRNHRYSLSRGIPKLRQAICAWYKRKYDVDLDPDTEAIATIGAKEGISHLMMAIMGPGDIAMVPNPTYPIHAYSVIIAGADVRYISLTSGEGDFMDRAQRAMKTLWPKPKVMIISFPHNPTTEVVDLSFFKRVVAFTKEHGMLVVHDLAYADLVFDGYKAPSILQVPGAKDVAVEMYSMSKGYSMPGWRVGFVVGNKRMVSALTRLKSYLDYGMFQAIQVAATVALNGPHRVVDEAVEVYRKRRDCLVDGFARIGWEFPKPKGTMFVWAPVPEPFAAIGSLEFSKLLLTKAKVAVSPGVGFGEHGEGFVRFALVENEHRIRQAIRGVKALLQQAPAHAKVKAK; encoded by the coding sequence ATGGAAGAGTTCCCAAGGATCAAGCGTCTGCCACCCTACGTTTTTGCGGTGGTCACCGAGCTCAAATCGAAAATGCGCCGCGCGGGGGAGGACGTCATCGACCTCGGGATGGGGAATCCCGACCTGGCCACTCCCAAGCACATCGTGGACAAGCTCATCGAGGCGGCAAGAAACCCCCGCAACCACCGGTATTCCCTCTCGCGGGGGATCCCGAAGCTGCGGCAGGCCATCTGCGCGTGGTACAAGCGGAAGTACGACGTCGACCTCGACCCGGATACCGAGGCGATCGCCACGATCGGCGCCAAGGAAGGGATTTCCCACCTCATGATGGCGATCATGGGGCCCGGGGACATCGCGATGGTGCCGAACCCCACCTATCCCATCCACGCGTATTCGGTGATCATCGCGGGGGCCGACGTGCGCTACATATCGCTTACGAGCGGAGAGGGCGATTTCATGGACCGCGCCCAGCGCGCCATGAAGACTCTCTGGCCGAAACCGAAGGTGATGATCATCTCGTTCCCCCACAACCCGACGACGGAGGTGGTCGACCTGTCCTTTTTTAAACGTGTTGTGGCATTCACCAAGGAGCACGGGATGCTCGTGGTCCACGACCTGGCCTACGCGGACCTGGTGTTCGACGGGTACAAGGCCCCCTCCATCCTCCAGGTTCCGGGAGCGAAGGACGTGGCGGTGGAGATGTACTCGATGTCCAAGGGGTACTCCATGCCCGGCTGGCGCGTCGGGTTCGTGGTCGGGAACAAGCGGATGGTATCGGCGCTCACCCGGCTCAAGAGCTATCTCGATTACGGCATGTTCCAGGCGATCCAGGTGGCGGCCACGGTCGCGCTTAACGGACCCCACCGCGTGGTCGATGAAGCCGTCGAGGTCTACCGGAAGCGGCGCGACTGCCTGGTGGACGGCTTCGCCCGCATCGGCTGGGAATTCCCCAAGCCGAAGGGGACGATGTTCGTCTGGGCGCCCGTGCCCGAGCCGTTCGCGGCAATTGGGTCGCTCGAATTTTCCAAGCTCCTGCTGACCAAGGCCAAGGTAGCCGTCTCGCCCGGGGTGGGGTTCGGCGAGCACGGGGAGGGATTCGTCCGGTTCGCTCTCGTGGAGAACGAGCACCGGATCCGGCAGGCGATCCGCGGCGTGAAGGCTCTCCTGCAGCAGGCTCCTGCTCACGCAAAGGTCAAGGCCAAATGA
- a CDS encoding homoserine dehydrogenase, with translation MIERPKEIGIGIIGFGTIGTGTVKLLQGNAEHLRRRVGAPLRIRRIADLDMTRDRGVAVPEGVLTTDGFQVARDPEVQIVIELVGGTGAAKDFLLEAIRNGKSVVTANKSLLAEHGPEIGRAAQAAGVDMGFEASVGGGIPIIRAMREGLAANRIREIYGIINGTCNYILSRMTNEGKEYAGVLAEAQKIGLAEADPSFDVDGIDSAHKLSILVWLATGMYVSPKEIFVEGIRDVPALDIAFAREFGYVIKLLAIAKEKGDGVEVRVHPTMIPSDHLLATVGGANNAIYVKGDFIGSALFYGQGAGMYPTASAVVSDVIEIARNLRGGGVGRIPPSGFFLHDPGERAAVSPFTDVRSEYYLRFQVVDKPGVLSKIAGALGSHSISISSVIQKGRKEESAVPIVIVTHHARESDMRAALTETDRLPVVLDRTRMIRIENNL, from the coding sequence ATGATCGAAAGGCCCAAGGAAATCGGCATCGGCATCATCGGGTTCGGGACCATAGGGACCGGGACGGTGAAGCTGCTGCAGGGGAACGCGGAGCATCTGCGCCGGCGCGTGGGCGCGCCCCTCCGCATCCGGCGGATCGCCGACCTCGACATGACCCGGGACCGGGGAGTGGCGGTGCCGGAGGGGGTGCTGACCACCGACGGGTTCCAGGTCGCCCGCGACCCGGAGGTCCAGATCGTCATCGAGCTCGTCGGCGGGACCGGCGCCGCCAAGGATTTCCTCCTCGAGGCGATCCGGAACGGCAAGTCCGTCGTGACGGCAAACAAGTCGCTCCTCGCCGAGCACGGGCCCGAGATCGGCCGGGCGGCGCAGGCCGCCGGCGTGGACATGGGGTTCGAGGCGAGCGTGGGGGGCGGGATCCCCATCATCCGGGCGATGCGGGAGGGGCTGGCCGCGAACCGCATCCGGGAGATCTACGGGATCATCAACGGGACCTGCAACTACATCCTGAGCCGGATGACCAACGAGGGGAAGGAATACGCAGGAGTCCTGGCCGAGGCGCAGAAGATCGGACTGGCGGAAGCGGACCCTTCGTTCGACGTGGACGGCATCGACTCCGCGCACAAACTCTCCATTCTGGTGTGGCTCGCCACCGGCATGTACGTGTCGCCGAAGGAGATCTTCGTCGAGGGGATCCGCGACGTCCCGGCACTGGACATCGCCTTCGCGCGCGAATTCGGGTACGTGATCAAGCTGCTGGCAATCGCCAAGGAGAAGGGGGACGGCGTCGAGGTGCGGGTCCACCCCACGATGATCCCGTCCGATCACCTTCTGGCCACCGTCGGCGGCGCCAACAACGCGATCTACGTGAAGGGCGACTTCATCGGCTCCGCGCTGTTCTACGGCCAGGGGGCGGGGATGTATCCCACGGCCTCCGCGGTGGTGAGCGACGTCATCGAGATCGCGCGCAACCTGCGCGGAGGAGGGGTCGGCCGGATCCCCCCCAGCGGGTTCTTCCTGCACGACCCGGGGGAGAGGGCCGCGGTGTCTCCCTTCACCGACGTGCGATCCGAGTATTACCTGCGGTTCCAGGTCGTGGACAAGCCCGGCGTATTGTCCAAAATCGCCGGTGCGCTAGGGAGCCACTCCATCAGCATCTCGTCGGTCATCCAGAAGGGGAGGAAGGAAGAGAGCGCCGTTCCGATCGTCATCGTGACCCACCACGCCAGGGAAAGCGACATGCGCGCGGCGCTGACGGAGACCGACCGGCTCCCCGTCGTCCTCGACCGCACCCGCATGATCCGGATCGAAAACAACCTTTAA
- a CDS encoding threonine synthase — protein MHWEGVIRHYSAFLPQVPDDCVVTLLEGNTPLVPAPGLASQIAPGTEIFLKYEGLNPTGSFKDRGMTMAVSKAKAAGSDSVICASTGNTSASAAAYAARAGMKAFVLIPEGRIALGKLSQAMIHGARVIQILGNFDQALTLVREISGKYPVTLVNSLNPYRIEGQKSAAFEICDALGDAPDYHVLPVGNAGNITAYWAGYKAYREAGRIGKLPKMLGWQAEGAAPIVRGYPVEKPETVATAIRIGNPASWKKAEAARDESGGLIRMVSDAEILEAYKLVAETEGIFCEPASAASIAGVIKSSKESFFLSGDRIVCTLTGHGLKDPDNAIAQSVAPVTIPPVMDEVMKVLGF, from the coding sequence ATGCACTGGGAAGGGGTCATCCGCCACTATTCCGCCTTTCTTCCGCAAGTCCCGGACGACTGCGTGGTGACGCTGCTGGAAGGCAACACCCCGTTGGTGCCGGCGCCAGGCCTGGCGAGCCAGATTGCCCCCGGAACGGAGATCTTCCTGAAGTACGAGGGGCTGAATCCCACCGGGTCCTTCAAGGACCGGGGGATGACGATGGCGGTGTCGAAGGCCAAAGCCGCCGGGTCCGACTCGGTGATCTGCGCCTCCACCGGGAACACCTCGGCTTCCGCGGCGGCCTACGCGGCGCGGGCGGGGATGAAGGCGTTCGTGCTGATCCCGGAAGGACGGATCGCCCTGGGGAAGCTGTCGCAGGCGATGATCCACGGGGCGCGGGTGATCCAGATCCTGGGGAATTTCGACCAGGCTCTGACGCTGGTGAGGGAGATCTCGGGGAAGTACCCCGTGACCCTGGTCAACTCGCTCAATCCCTACCGGATCGAGGGACAGAAGAGCGCCGCGTTCGAGATCTGCGACGCTTTGGGCGACGCCCCCGATTACCATGTGCTCCCCGTCGGGAACGCGGGAAACATCACCGCATATTGGGCGGGCTACAAGGCCTACCGGGAGGCGGGCAGGATCGGAAAGCTCCCGAAGATGCTGGGATGGCAGGCGGAAGGCGCCGCGCCGATCGTGCGGGGCTACCCCGTCGAAAAGCCCGAAACGGTGGCCACCGCGATCCGGATCGGCAACCCGGCCTCCTGGAAGAAGGCGGAAGCCGCGCGGGACGAGTCCGGAGGGCTTATCCGGATGGTGAGCGACGCCGAAATCCTGGAGGCCTACAAGCTCGTCGCCGAGACGGAAGGAATCTTTTGCGAGCCGGCGTCGGCGGCCTCCATCGCCGGTGTGATAAAATCATCCAAGGAGTCGTTTTTCCTGAGCGGCGACCGTATCGTATGCACGCTCACCGGGCACGGTCTGAAGGACCCGGACAACGCGATCGCGCAGTCCGTGGCCCCGGTGACCATCCCCCCCGTGATGGACGAAGTCATGAAAGTTCTTGGTTTTTAA
- a CDS encoding cofactor-independent phosphoglycerate mutase produces the protein MRRKYLILIGDGMSDWPIASLGNRTPLEAAEIPNLDYMASHGALGMVQVVPKEMYPGSDVSNLSIVGYDPREVYTGRSPLEAASMGIELGKDDVAVRCNVVALKNNGADTEMEDFSAGHISSAESAELLKVLQEKIGGSFPSGGGDAGVRFFPGVSYRNLMIWPNGNDAVETTPPHDIHGKKITEYLPRGEGAEMLLDLMAISREVFEDHPVNRKRRAEGKLPGNSIWLWGQGKAPRITPFTEKYGLSGSVVAAVDLIKGIGIYCGLSVIQVPGATGYVDTNFRGKAEYALKALEEKDFVLIHVEAPDEAGHNGSAPDKVRAIERIDKEMLSLILPRARDGGDLVLLVLPDHPTPVAIRTHAQEPVPFVFYPAPEGMATFPGKRYTEADARETGNFVEIGTRLIGYLLGRE, from the coding sequence ATGCGGCGTAAGTATCTCATCCTCATCGGGGACGGCATGTCCGACTGGCCCATCGCCTCCCTCGGAAACCGGACGCCCCTGGAAGCTGCGGAAATCCCCAACCTGGATTACATGGCTTCCCACGGCGCGCTGGGGATGGTCCAGGTCGTGCCGAAGGAGATGTACCCGGGCAGCGATGTGTCGAACCTGAGCATCGTCGGCTACGATCCCCGCGAGGTATACACGGGCCGGTCCCCTCTGGAGGCCGCTTCGATGGGGATCGAACTCGGCAAGGACGACGTGGCGGTCCGCTGCAACGTCGTCGCGCTGAAGAACAACGGCGCGGATACCGAGATGGAGGATTTTTCCGCCGGCCATATCTCGTCGGCGGAGTCGGCGGAACTCCTGAAAGTTCTCCAGGAGAAGATCGGCGGTTCGTTCCCATCGGGGGGAGGGGACGCCGGCGTCCGCTTCTTTCCGGGCGTGAGCTACCGGAACCTGATGATCTGGCCGAACGGCAACGACGCCGTGGAGACGACCCCCCCGCACGACATCCACGGGAAGAAGATCACGGAGTACCTCCCCAGGGGGGAAGGGGCGGAAATGCTCCTCGACCTGATGGCGATTTCGCGGGAGGTGTTCGAGGACCACCCCGTCAACCGGAAGCGCCGCGCGGAGGGGAAGCTTCCGGGGAACTCCATCTGGCTCTGGGGGCAGGGGAAGGCGCCTCGGATCACCCCCTTTACGGAAAAATACGGACTCTCGGGCTCGGTGGTCGCCGCCGTCGACCTCATCAAGGGGATCGGGATCTATTGCGGCCTGTCGGTCATCCAGGTGCCGGGCGCCACGGGATACGTGGACACCAATTTCCGAGGGAAAGCCGAGTACGCCCTCAAGGCGCTGGAGGAGAAGGACTTCGTGCTCATCCACGTGGAAGCTCCCGACGAGGCGGGGCACAACGGAAGCGCCCCCGACAAGGTGCGCGCGATCGAGCGGATCGACAAGGAAATGCTTTCCCTGATTCTTCCCCGCGCAAGGGACGGTGGGGACCTGGTCCTCCTCGTGCTTCCTGACCACCCCACGCCGGTCGCCATCCGGACCCACGCCCAGGAGCCGGTCCCCTTCGTATTCTATCCGGCCCCGGAAGGGATGGCCACATTCCCGGGCAAACGGTACACGGAGGCCGACGCGAGGGAAACCGGGAATTTCGTGGAGATCGGGACACGCCTGATCGGCTACCTCCTCGGCCGCGAATGA
- a CDS encoding fructose-bisphosphatase, class II, giving the protein MDRNLALEVVRVTEAAALAAARLMGRGDNVAADEAAVTAMRKALNFVQFKGRVVIGEGERDEAPMLYIGEEVGASDSPRVDIAVDPLEGTSIVATGGNNALAVIAIAEEGGFLHAPDTYMQKIAVGPKAKGSIDILASPTENLRSIAKALRKYVEDLCVIILDRPRHQELIRECRESGARIKLIGDGDVAGAIATAKEESGVDVLMGIGGAPEGVLAAAALKCIDGDFQGILKFRNKEEAERAKAMGVDDPNRVYRMDELARTEVMFAATGVTFGDFLKGVRFFSGGAHTQSIVMRSKSKTLRTIDTTHFFELKPKYD; this is encoded by the coding sequence GTGGACCGAAATCTGGCGCTGGAAGTGGTCCGGGTAACGGAAGCGGCGGCGCTGGCGGCCGCCCGGTTGATGGGACGGGGAGACAACGTCGCAGCGGACGAGGCGGCGGTGACCGCCATGAGGAAGGCCTTGAACTTCGTCCAGTTCAAGGGGCGCGTGGTGATCGGGGAAGGGGAGCGCGACGAGGCTCCCATGCTCTACATCGGCGAGGAGGTCGGGGCCTCCGACTCCCCCCGCGTCGACATCGCGGTGGACCCCCTGGAGGGGACGAGCATCGTCGCCACGGGCGGCAACAACGCCCTTGCCGTCATCGCGATCGCGGAAGAGGGCGGGTTCCTCCACGCCCCGGACACCTACATGCAGAAAATAGCGGTCGGTCCGAAGGCAAAGGGCTCCATCGACATCCTGGCTTCTCCCACGGAGAACCTCCGCAGCATCGCCAAGGCGCTCCGGAAATACGTGGAGGACCTCTGCGTCATCATCCTCGATCGGCCCCGCCACCAGGAGCTCATCCGGGAGTGCCGGGAATCCGGCGCGCGGATCAAGCTGATCGGCGACGGCGACGTGGCGGGCGCCATCGCAACGGCGAAGGAAGAATCGGGGGTCGACGTGCTGATGGGAATCGGCGGAGCGCCGGAAGGCGTGCTCGCGGCAGCCGCGCTGAAATGCATCGACGGGGACTTCCAGGGGATCCTCAAGTTCCGCAACAAGGAGGAGGCCGAGCGGGCGAAGGCGATGGGCGTGGACGACCCGAACCGGGTCTACCGGATGGACGAACTCGCCCGTACCGAAGTGATGTTCGCCGCAACCGGGGTGACCTTCGGGGATTTCCTGAAAGGCGTCCGGTTCTTCAGCGGGGGGGCGCACACGCAATCGATCGTGATGCGCTCTAAATCGAAGACCCTCCGGACCATCGATACGACCCACTTCTTCGAACTCAAGCCGAAGTACGATTGA
- a CDS encoding 2-oxoacid:acceptor oxidoreductase, which translates to MDATGRIEIDFKRCKACELCVPACPTNCIEIGVKINPQGYAAAVFARPEDCTGCVICAEACPDVCIEVWR; encoded by the coding sequence ATGGACGCTACGGGGCGCATTGAAATCGACTTCAAGCGGTGCAAGGCCTGCGAGCTGTGCGTGCCCGCCTGCCCGACGAACTGCATCGAGATCGGCGTGAAGATCAACCCGCAGGGCTACGCGGCCGCGGTCTTCGCAAGGCCAGAGGACTGCACGGGGTGCGTGATCTGCGCGGAGGCCTGCCCGGACGTGTGCATCGAGGTTTGGCGATGA
- a CDS encoding 3-methyl-2-oxobutanoate dehydrogenase subunit VorB, with the protein MSLATAAAHRLLMKGNEAICVGAIAAGCRFYYGYPITPQNDIPEYMSAHLPPIGGTFLQAESEIATINFILGTSASGKRVMTSSSGPGISLMQEGLSYMAGSELPAVIVNISRSGPGLGGIAPSQGDYFQAVKCGGHGGYRMPVLAPHSVQEMYSLTMLAFDLADKYRNPAMILGDAIVGQMKEPFETIPYVPGVSLEKPWALTGCEGRPRKHLKSLYLKDNAIEIHNWKLHRKYLRMQEEEVRYEDYRLDGAKIAIVAFGTAARVSKTAIQWARKEGIAVGMLRPVTLFPFPSARVDAVARLADVVLVIEMNTGQMLEDVKVSTTFHDKVRFLGKPCAMPTPEEIHGEIRRLAGRAA; encoded by the coding sequence ATGAGCCTGGCGACGGCCGCCGCGCACCGCCTCCTGATGAAAGGGAACGAGGCGATCTGCGTCGGCGCAATCGCCGCGGGGTGCCGGTTCTACTACGGCTATCCGATCACCCCGCAGAACGACATCCCCGAATATATGTCCGCCCACCTGCCGCCGATCGGGGGGACCTTCCTCCAGGCGGAGAGCGAGATCGCCACGATCAACTTCATCCTGGGGACCTCGGCTTCGGGAAAGCGGGTGATGACCTCTTCTTCGGGGCCCGGGATTTCGCTGATGCAGGAGGGGCTCTCCTACATGGCCGGATCGGAGCTGCCCGCCGTCATCGTCAATATCTCGCGGTCCGGACCCGGGCTGGGCGGGATCGCCCCGTCGCAGGGCGACTACTTCCAGGCGGTCAAGTGCGGCGGCCACGGGGGGTACCGGATGCCCGTCCTGGCGCCGCATTCGGTCCAGGAGATGTACTCCCTGACGATGCTCGCCTTCGACCTCGCCGACAAGTACCGGAATCCCGCCATGATCCTCGGGGACGCGATCGTGGGACAGATGAAGGAGCCTTTCGAGACGATCCCGTACGTACCGGGCGTTTCCCTGGAGAAGCCCTGGGCGTTGACCGGTTGCGAGGGCCGTCCGAGGAAGCACCTCAAATCGCTGTATCTCAAGGACAACGCGATCGAGATCCACAACTGGAAGCTCCACCGGAAATACCTGCGGATGCAGGAAGAGGAGGTTCGCTACGAGGACTACCGCCTCGACGGAGCGAAGATCGCGATCGTCGCCTTCGGGACCGCTGCGCGGGTGAGCAAGACCGCCATCCAGTGGGCCCGGAAGGAAGGGATCGCGGTCGGCATGCTGCGGCCGGTCACCCTGTTTCCCTTCCCCTCCGCCCGGGTCGATGCGGTCGCCAGGCTCGCGGACGTCGTGCTGGTGATCGAGATGAACACCGGGCAGATGCTGGAAGACGTGAAGGTCAGTACGACGTTTCACGACAAGGTCCGGTTCCTCGGAAAGCCCTGCGCAATGCCTACTCCCGAGGAGATCCACGGGGAGATCCGGAGACTGGCGGGAAGGGCGGCATGA
- a CDS encoding 2-oxoglutarate oxidoreductase, translating to MTTEGKDRFEKQVFSRPKSLVNVKTHFCPGCHHGIAHRIVAATIDHFGLREKTIGVACVGCSVFLYDYIDVDVAEAPHGRAPAVATGVKRAQPDKFVFTYQGDGDLAAIGTSEVIHAANRGENITVIFVNNTTYGMTGGQMAPTTMLGQKTSTSPYGRDFRKDGYPIKMAELLAPLEGTAYSARVATSTPAQIRKAKEAVKKAFDMQLKEMGFSIVEFLSTCPTNWGMKPVDAQKRVLGEMSEYFPLGVFKERKQADFV from the coding sequence ATGACGACGGAAGGCAAGGATCGCTTCGAGAAGCAGGTGTTCTCCCGGCCGAAGAGCCTGGTAAACGTGAAAACCCACTTCTGCCCCGGCTGCCACCACGGGATCGCGCACCGGATCGTGGCCGCGACAATCGACCATTTCGGGCTGCGGGAAAAAACGATCGGCGTTGCCTGCGTTGGGTGCTCGGTGTTTTTGTACGACTACATCGACGTCGACGTGGCGGAAGCCCCCCACGGACGCGCGCCGGCGGTGGCCACGGGCGTCAAGCGGGCCCAGCCGGACAAGTTCGTCTTCACCTACCAGGGGGACGGCGATCTCGCAGCCATCGGGACCTCCGAGGTCATCCATGCCGCGAACCGCGGGGAGAACATCACCGTCATCTTCGTCAACAACACGACATACGGGATGACGGGCGGACAGATGGCCCCAACGACGATGCTCGGCCAGAAGACATCCACTTCCCCCTACGGGCGTGACTTCCGGAAAGACGGCTATCCGATCAAGATGGCCGAGCTGCTGGCCCCCCTGGAAGGGACGGCCTACTCGGCGCGGGTGGCGACCAGCACGCCGGCGCAGATCCGCAAGGCCAAGGAGGCGGTGAAAAAAGCGTTCGACATGCAGCTCAAGGAGATGGGGTTCTCGATCGTGGAGTTCCTCTCCACCTGCCCGACGAACTGGGGAATGAAGCCCGTCGACGCCCAGAAGCGGGTCCTCGGGGAGATGTCGGAATATTTCCCGCTGGGCGTGTTCAAGGAACGCAAGCAGGCGGATTTCGTATGA
- a CDS encoding 2-oxoacid:ferredoxin oxidoreductase subunit gamma: MNTDVIMAGFGGQGILMIGNLLSIAAMEEGKHVTYFPAYGVEMRGGTANCTVVISDEEIGSPVVGRPKACVIMNGPSLEKYLPMLQEGGDLVINRSLVDPAKVGRGDLRLLSIPANDIAREVVGSQQLASMVALGAYVTVAGVVRMQTLFDCLPKVISKKYEKFIPLNVNALKEGESFARHHP, encoded by the coding sequence ATGAACACCGACGTCATCATGGCGGGGTTCGGAGGCCAGGGGATTCTCATGATCGGGAATCTCCTGTCCATCGCGGCGATGGAGGAGGGGAAGCACGTCACCTATTTCCCCGCCTACGGGGTCGAGATGCGCGGGGGGACCGCCAATTGCACGGTCGTCATCTCCGACGAGGAGATCGGGTCCCCCGTGGTGGGGCGCCCGAAAGCATGCGTCATCATGAACGGCCCGTCGCTGGAGAAGTATCTCCCGATGCTCCAGGAGGGAGGCGACCTGGTGATCAACCGATCGCTGGTCGATCCGGCGAAGGTCGGCCGCGGCGACCTGCGGCTGCTGTCGATCCCGGCCAACGACATCGCGCGGGAGGTCGTCGGGAGCCAGCAGCTGGCCTCGATGGTGGCCTTGGGGGCCTACGTGACGGTCGCCGGTGTGGTCCGGATGCAGACGCTGTTCGACTGCCTCCCAAAGGTCATCTCGAAAAAATACGAGAAGTTCATCCCGCTCAACGTCAACGCCCTGAAGGAGGGAGAATCCTTTGCCCGACATCACCCGTGA